Below is a genomic region from Raphanus sativus cultivar WK10039 chromosome 4, ASM80110v3, whole genome shotgun sequence.
CAAAAGTTTAGTTGTgcggatttttttttgtcaaaacaacataaaagatagccagttaaaagaaaaaaacaacataaaagaTAACAATTTGGATTTTGGATAATTGTcgttaaaaatgtttttaacatataactgtaaataaagttttttttaccaaaaaaaattaaaaataaagttttgtcTACGGTCAGAACTCAGAAGTGTGTAGTAACTATTTACAAAGTTTATAGAGTTATAGTTACTAGTTTAAACGATAGGAAGTATTTTACAAACTACCtttggaaaaaatataaaataaaatcggAGTTTCTAACTCAGTTGATAAAGAGTTTACAGCTGTGAGTTTtgccacctgggttcgaattCCGGCTACTGaataattaacatttcggcatcacCAAAGACAGATTACCGACATGTGGTAACAcatgactagtctggaccacttctgtggAACTAGTATATTTctgtataatttaaaaaaaaattataaaacaaaagaatcttGAAATAGCTACAAGATTACAAGTTGAACGAAAAAAAAGATACAAGACTACAACTGACTAACCATGCCAATGTCTAAATTTAAATACACAATGAAGAATTTGGTTTTCGGTTTAGTTTTATAGTTTGAGGCatataatttgtttgttttacaaaatataaatgaacacaaataaatatatttcagaaTGGTCTGAAAATTCGTGATGGATATATTATCTAAGAAGTCCTTAAGCAAAATTGATTACCAAAAAGAAAGTCCTAAgccaaattataaaaaaaaacagtgctCATTTCCATGTCTTTCGTTAAtgtaatagatttttttattcttttaaattagCTTTTAATCAGTAGTGTTGCTCGCTTAAACATTAAACTACTGAAGTGAGTATTATATACTACCAGTATAAATATTTCTACATAAGGTGAATATGGATAAAATAGTTTTTGTAGAGTCTAAATTCCAGTAAGTTagatctaaaatatataaattcgttaattacaattataaagttttgtttataattaGGTTTCAAAGGTTATTGATTGGCTATTGATATtgtgatttgattttaattctatTGGCTATTGATATtgtgatttgattttaattttgggggggtttttttggtcaacaattTTGGGTTTTATTTGGTTCAGTTCAAAGTGTTAAATCTAAAACTCCACCCACCCCTGTGTGGTACCAGTTgtacatatatcatattatggaaaagaaattaaaagcgaggaaaatacaaataaatggTCAAAGGCGGGTCGTCGTGTAATAATGTCTTTATAGCAGTTTCTTCCATCATATAGCTCTCTTACAATCGGCCTTCACTTTCTGCGCAAAGAAAAGCAagcattcttcttcttcttctcttccttttctttctccATGTCTTATTAATGCTTCTGATCTTCTCCTCTATCTCTTCGATAAACCACTTTATCTTGTTCTTCGAAGAGCTAATCAATTAATTAAAACTCTTTCGTCTACATTGTTGTTCTCTTCGCCATGCCTTTGCCTTGGAAGAAATCGAAATCGGGTCGGATCACGAGATTCGTATCGGACCTCCAACAATCTCCGAAACGCGGCGGATCTCTCGTCGTCGAGACTGGATTCCCGACCTCTCTCATCGACCTCTTCGTCAAGAATCGCGATCGCCTCAAGAAATCTTCTTCTAAACGCAACAACGAAGCTCAGACACAAACCGTTCCGACACGACTGCGTGTTCCGTCTCCCCCTCCTCCTTCTCTGCCTCAGAAGCTCGATCCACCGTCGGTTACGGCGGCGAGTAAGATCGAGGAGATCCCCGTCAGTGCGGAGAGTATAGACGACGGCGACAGCGATGGAAACGGCGACCGtcgcggcggaggaggaggatgcGTTTTGACGGTGGTTGTGATTAAGGTTTTCTTTGTGGCTGTGCTCGCCCTGAGCACCAAAAAGCTAGCATTGGGGATCACTCTCTCCGCCTTCTCCCTCCTCTTCCTCGAGCTCTTGGTGGCGCGCGTGTTCAATCTCCCCAACCTCCGCCCCGACCCGCAGGTTCGGCTCCATTCGCTTATAGGGAGGAACCGTAAAGAGAAGCTAGAAGAATCATCATTGGTCTCTTTCGAAATCGTTGAAAGCTTTGAAGAATCGAGAGATTGCGTTGAGGAAGCGTCGACATTGGATGAGGCGAAACCTGTggcggaggaggagagagagatgcaGGAGATCAGAGACGTGGTGTTCACGAAAGAGAAGAGTAAAAGCGGGAAGCTCAAGTCGAAGATAGTGAAGAAGTTGAGGAGTtacaagaagaagaggaagacgaagctaaaagaaaaagaagaagcgCAATTAGGAGTAGAGgtagttgaagaagaagaagagacataTGTGAGGGAAGTGTCGAGTTTGTACCCTGACGATAGAATCGAGAGCGAAGTATCTGTTGGATCGAATGATCCGCCATTGCTGGAGAGCTGTGAAGAGATCGAAAAAGAATCTGGATCGAAAGGGGATCAAACGAAGGCGGTTGTGATGATAGTGATCGCTCTTGCTGGATTGTTAAGCGGGAAAGTCTTAGCTATTGGTCTGACACTACCTTCGTGTCTCATTTTGAAATTGGTCTGCTGCAGATTTCAGACTAGGCTCTGAGGCACCAGAAAAGACTCGGCCTTtgagaaatttttgttttgttccgTTTCCGTGGCAGCGGTGGGGCCCTACGGATCAGCGGTGACCGTGTTGACGGGAGTGTTGTTGGGTAGTTGGCAGTTCGAAGCTACAATTTGcttatcccttatatattattttaggagcattaGAAATAAGTAACCtttaattcatgtgtgatttacaaGTGTGCCATTTCTTAGGTGTCATCACCATAAACTCTCTCACAACCTAATTTCAAGAACCCTTAATTAACTAGACTAATTACAATAATTGCCATTAGTCATTAGATTGTTACTTAACTAATATAATCTAAGTTTTTACTTATTGACTAACCAAATAAATCATGTCTATGATTCATGTTCTTGCATTATTATTTACCATATTCTGAGTCACGGATTATATGTTGAATGCATTCGATTATTATTTACACGGTTCTCTCATTATTTGTTACTATGGATTGAAATATGGTTTCATACGATATTTTGTCTCAGTCTTACCAGATcgaaatcaaaatacaaactaaaatacaaatgcCCTATCGTATGTACTATATTCACAATCTTCATCCCAAGCATGgtctttataaattttactttatatatttaaattgaagAGACCAAAAAATCTGAGTCTTCTCTTGGTTTCTACAAGTCTTCAtcatataacattttatatataattctcaACGCCatctaattattttatcaatgcAATCTAATCATTTTATCAGACTtttgatacatatatattattttatcatgatAGTTTTGATGGTTTTTACAAGTCttcattatatataattatcgtatatattataaatatataattatcgtATATatctaatcattttataaaCGTAATCTAATCATTTTATCTCAAAAGTttgatacatataaattattttatcatgatAGTTTTGATACATACAAATCATTTTTCATGATAGTTTTGATACATATAAATCAACACAAAgtattattgtattttatatatgataacaATAACAATAATGTCTTCTTAAAGGTCCATCAGACATAGCAAAACTCTATACGTAAAACCAGGACCCTATATTCAAATTTATcgtaatcaatttaaaaatacaaattcaaaTCAAGGTGACATTAAATAAAAGGTTATTTTCTCAATGATCAACCGGGCACTTCATTGTTGAAAGGAAACTTCTAATAACTTTGATATTATTAGATTTACGATTTTGGAAACATTTACTTATTTCGAGAACCATAATTATGGGTCAATAATGCCAAACGGTATTTGATTCCTTGATTTTTCTGGTAATTATAGGAACTCAATTAGGGTCAGactcttttaatattatttgattgttgTATATAAGGaagtataaattattatttcaaattattgAATCAATTATGCATCGACCTTGATGTCGTTTCCTTTAATTTTGTCATATAAAGAGAAATTACATTATTACGTTGACTAATAAATTAAGGACGATCGTAGCTCATGTAATTGGTGGgcatgttattttatattaaataatattttactttagtTACGGCTTTATCATATCAAGGTTTCGTTCAACCCTACACGGGTTTGACgtcttaatataaatatatttctacaaTTCAAGAGACTCACCACAATCTTCTTCCCGACACACTATTTATCAAAGTTCTCTCTCAAGTAAATTCATGGCTGGATTTACAAACGTGTCCGATTCGAAACCTTTCAAGACAATGTGAAAGGTTAGGGTGAATATTGTCAGGATATAGTaccatttctttttcttctgaccttaatattattttttagtacTTTATTTAAAGCATATGAGATCATATAACTGTATTGTTATGTGCATAATTACTGCCGCTGGATTTATTTTGATAAACGAATCCTTagttatttctatttatagGAGTGCAAATCAGGAGTTCTGAAGAATTTTTGtgactttttttctttatcagtttattttgtttctttataatttatttcttgCGTATTTTTTATTACCAGTGtttcttataatattataatcataaattttattatgaaaataatacttctatt
It encodes:
- the LOC108853825 gene encoding uncharacterized protein LOC108853825 yields the protein MPLPWKKSKSGRITRFVSDLQQSPKRGGSLVVETGFPTSLIDLFVKNRDRLKKSSSKRNNEAQTQTVPTRLRVPSPPPPSLPQKLDPPSVTAASKIEEIPVSAESIDDGDSDGNGDRRGGGGGCVLTVVVIKVFFVAVLALSTKKLALGITLSAFSLLFLELLVARVFNLPNLRPDPQVRLHSLIGRNRKEKLEESSLVSFEIVESFEESRDCVEEASTLDEAKPVAEEEREMQEIRDVVFTKEKSKSGKLKSKIVKKLRSYKKKRKTKLKEKEEAQLGVEVVEEEEETYVREVSSLYPDDRIESEVSVGSNDPPLLESCEEIEKESGSKGDQTKAVVMIVIALAGLLSGKVLAIGLTLPSCLILKLVCCRFQTRL